The following is a genomic window from Saprospiraceae bacterium.
TTTTACTACAAAACTGATATCCCTTATCCTGGAGATATGTTTTATTTCTTTTTTATAGTCTGCCACTAAAGCATCTTTCACGGGAGCAGGCACAGTACTACCAAAATTTGTCTCTTCGGCTCTATTTACTTTGAGATAATACTTGTAGATATCATCAATATTTTGGTGTACATGATTGTAAGTAAACTCCTGATAACTAGTCAGAAAAAGAAGTAAGCTTGCCGCAAAAGCCAGTGAAAGGCCTACAAGATTGATCAATGAAAAAGTCTTATGTTTCCAAAGATTCCTAAGTGAGATGTTGAAATAGTTACGGAGCATGATTTTTGACGGAGACCGGATTCCGAAACACCGGAAAACGGATATTATCCCCATTTTATATTATTAAAAATTTTCTTTTCTTATTCTAATTAATTTTGAAAGCTCTAACGGAGACCGGATTTTGCGGAGGTCGGAACCCGGATGTACAACAAATTCCATTTTCCAAATTCCATTTTCCATTTTCCGTCCTCCTTTCTCCATTCTCCTATTTCCTTTCTCCTTCACTCCGTTTTCAAACTTTTCACCGGATTCATAAGTGCCGCTTTGATGGCTTGATAACTGACAGTAAAAAATGCTATTGTAAATGTCAATATGCCAGCCCAAACAAATACCAGCAGATTTATATTTATTCTGAATGGGTATTTTTGTAACCATTGCTCCATAATCCAATAAGCAAGCGGACTCGCAATTACTATAGCAATAAGAATAGGGGCAATAAAATCTTTGGACATCAGAAAAATGATTTGTTGGATGTCAGCCCCTAAAACTTTACGAATGCCAATTTCTTTGATCTTATTTTGTGCAAGAGAAGTGACCAAACCAAACAGCCCCAAACATGTAATGAAAATAGTCAGAAAAGTAAACCACTTCGCCATAGCAGACAACCTTGCTACGTTTGTAAATTTCTGATTGTATTCTTCTTCCACAAAACTATATTCAAACGGGTAGTTGGGGTTGTATTTTCTAAAAATCACTTCTGCTTTTGCCAAGTTTTCTTTAATGGGTTTTGTAGAATTGTATTTAACATGAACAGCATTAAACATACTCATTTTGGGACCAGCAATTGTCACAGCACTGATTTCTTGAAAAGGCGATTGCATTATAAAATCTTTAACCACACCTATGACATAAAACTCCCAGCCGCCATCTGTAATTTTCTCCCCAATTGGGTTTTTAAAACCCATCATTTTTTTCATGGTTTCGTTAATTATAATTCCTGAAGAGTCAGTCGGATAGGCTTTTAAATCAAAATCTCTACCATCTATGATTTCCAACCCAAGCGTTGTTGCTATTTTATCGTCACCTCCAAATCGGTCTACATTTCGGTGGTCATCATCAGCTTTGCCTCGCCATTGCATTCCGCCAGTATTGCTCCATGTTTCGGTGATGGGTGAAAAAGTTTTGACCACCGAAACAGCAATATCATTTTTGATTAACGCTTCTTTAATCACATTGAAATTTTTATCAATATCCCCTTCCATTGCATGAAAAATAAGATTCTCTTTGTTATAACCCACTTTTCGTTTTTGAGCTTGATCTAATTGCTTTGTGATAATAATTGTACACGAAATGAGCAAAACACAAAAAACAAACTGAAAAACAACCAGTACTTTTCTAGGTGTGAGAGTCGAAGGAATATTGATATAACTACCTTTTAACACCTTCAACGGATTGAAACTCGATAGATACAATGCAGGATATGATCCTGCTACCAAACCGGCGGCTACAATGAAGGTAAAAGTGTAAACTAGCCAATGTACATCTAACCAATTAATGATTATTTTTGAATCAATAAGTTCATTAAACTTAGGTAGACTAAGAGTGGTGATGAACATTGCCAAAATAGCTGCTAATACTGCTGTTAAGAATGATTCTGTATAAAATTGTTTTATCAATGAGAGACGATTGGCTCCTGCAGATTTTCTAATTCCTACTTCTTTGGCGCGTTTGTCACCACGCGCTGTACTAAGATTTATAAAATTGATACAAGCAATCAATAATATCAAAAGTGCTATTACCGTAAAGTTTCGGACAGTTTCGATTTTTCCGCCTTCTTCTATGCCGTTTTTAAAACTCCCATAAAGGCGTAGTTTGGCAAAAGGGTAAATAAATGTTTCCCAGTTAGCTGTCTCTTGATCATAATTCTTTCGTAAATGCTTGACTTTTTCGTTAAATGCTACATAATCGACATTTTTTTCGAGCAAAACATAGGTTGTTGTGGAGTTATTACCCCAAAATAAGCTTTCTATATTATGTGCTACTTTAAAACGCCAAGGAACTAAGCAATCAAATTTAAACTGAGTGTTTGTTGGCAAATTATCTAAAACACCCGTTACCATAAAATCAGACTCATTGTGAAGCTTGACGATTTGACCTATCGGATCTTTGTTACCAAATAGTTTCTGAGCAAAGTCCTTGGTGACAACTATATTATTGACACCATTTAAACAAGTCTTTGGATCACCTTTGAGCAGCGGGAAGGTGAAAACATCTAAAAACGTGGAATCAACAACCTGAACAGTACCTTTCAATTTGGTTTCTTTAAATTGCATTAAAGCCTTATCAGGCCAATCTGTTCTAACCATTTTTTCTATCTCTGGATAGTCTTTTTGCAACATCACACCCATGATTTGTGGCGTAACGTTCCAGCAATTAGTTTCTCCTTTGTCAGTAACTCTGTTCCAAGCCTGAAAGATTCGGTCTTTATTTTGATGCGTATTTTCAAAGCTTTTCTCGTCATTGACCCAAAGTAAAATGAGTGCCGAAGCAGCAAAACCAATTGTTAAACCCAAGATGTTAATGAGCGAATATACCCAGTTTTTTTGCAGATTTCGCCAAGAGATTTTTAGATTATTTAGAAACATGACTTAGTGATATTTTAGACAGTTAAAATATTTAATAAATTGTTTACAAGCATTTTTAGAAGCAAAGTTGATTTGCCAATAAGCTCTTTTAAAAGCAGGATCATTAACATCGGTTATAGCAGTGCCTTTTTGAAGGAAAAACTCCACACTATTGTCAGAACCTAATTTTATGTGTGTATTCTCACTTATTGGAAAAACATGATTATTGATTTGCAAAGCAGGTTTATTTTTGAGATATTCAATTTTTATGTTTTCTTCCGATTTTTTTTCAATTAGTAAACTTCGGATTTTGGAGAGTGAAGCATCCAAACTACAATTTTGAGCCATGATAAGCTGAGAAAAACCAAAAAATATTACGTTAAATATAATGAATACTCTCATAATTCACTCCGTTTTCAAACTCTTCACAGGATTCATCAATGCCGCTTTGATAGCTTGATAACTTACTGTCATTATAGTGATCGCTAATGCACCAGTACCAGCAGTTACAAAAACCCACCAACTGATTTCAGTTCTATAAGAATATTTTTGCAACCATTCATGCATAAAATAATGAGCAATTGGCGCAGCGATTAGGCAAGAAATAATGACCAAAATCACGAAATCTTTTGATAATAATTGCCACAAATTGGCTATCGAAGCACCTAGGACTTTACGGATACCAATTTCTTTGGTGCGTTGTTCCGCTACAAAGCTAGCAAGCCCGAATAGTCCTAAACATGATATAAAAAGGGATAGAATAGCAAAAAAACTTATCAAACTGGACATCCTTTTTTCTCTAAAAAACTTTTCATTAAAGCGTTCGTCGGCAAAAAGATAATTAAAGTTGCCCGCTGGGTCGTAAGTTTTTAATACTTTTTCCATCTTAGCGATTGATTCTGAAGGGCTTATCTCAGGCTTTAACTTTATGGTTATGAAAGGAGCATTGGCTTTTATAACTTCAAAAACGGTGGGACGAACAGGGTCAAAGGGTGAATCCATGACAATGTTTTGCACCACACCAACTACCGTAAGAGGCTTGCCATTTTTCCTAATCAACTGATCGACAGGATTTTTCAAGCCCATCATTTTTACGGCTGCTTCGTTCAAAATCACTGCGTTTGAATCACTCGAAAAAGCCCTTGAAAAATCTCGGCCCTCAATGACTTTCCAATCTATGGTTTTTCCGAATTCGGGCGTTACATTTAAAGAAACCAGATCTTCAGCATTGGAGTTTTTCTCTGGCCAACTGTAGGCACTCGAATAATGCCATGATTCTGACATTGGGCTATTGATTTCGGCCATTTCTACGATAGCTCCAGAGTTGAGCAAATCTTGTCGCATGGCATAAAAATGACCTCTTAAATCTTCATTATTTTTGCGTATTTGCACCAAGCCTTTAGTATCATAGCCCAATGGTCGATTTTTAGTAAACTGAATTTGTTTATAGATGATTGTCGTCGAAATTATCAAAACAATGGAGATACTAAACTGAAAAACCACAAGTCCTTTTCTTGAAAACAACTCAAATGAGCTACTTTGAATTTTACCTTTTAACACCTTAACAGGCTGAAAAGAAGAAAGGTATAATGCTGGATAGCTTCCTGCAAATAGTATCAAAAAACCAGAAAACAAAACAATTTCAGACCAAAAAGCTGGATTTCCCCACGGAAATTCGATTTTCTTTTCGGCCAGTTCGTTGAATAACGGTAAGGCTATTTGAGCCAAAACAATTGCTAGCAAAGTACTTAGGAATATAGTCAGAAACGTTTCAGCATAAAATTGCCCAATAATTTGACCTCTGCCCGAGCCTATGGCTTTTCTCACTCCAATTTCTTTGGCACGTTTTTCTGACCGTGCTGTACTCAAATTCATGAAGTTAATGGCTGCCAAAAGTATTGTCAGAATGCCAATTAAGCCAAAAATCAAGATATTATCTTTTCCAGTAGAAACCGGCAAACCATTTTTGTACTCGGGATATAAATGCCAAGTATCCATCGGATACAAAAACAAAGCTGGCTTTGAAGGGTCTTTGGTAACTTTATAGATTTCGTCTTTTATCAATGTCGATGCCTGTTCTGCCGAAACATTTTTTGCCAATTTTACATATATTGGAAAAGAATTTTCGTCCCAAAGTTTTTTTGCACTTAACCAATCTTCCTTTTGCAAGTAAGAATCCATCGACGAAAAAAACGATGTGCTGCGATAAGTTGAATTTTGTGGCAATGATTTGAACACACCTACAATTTTAAATGGCGTATTTTTATCGAGATGAACGGTTTGATTTAGCGCACTTTTATTCTCAAAAAGAGCATCTTTTGTTTTGTCAGAAATAAGAATTTCAAAAGGTGCTAAGGGGAAGATTGGCGAGCCTTCCAAGATTTGCAAATCAAGGATTTTTTCTCCACCAGTTTCCATAAACAAACCTCGTTTTATGATGGTTTTATCGTTAACTGTCAAGCTTTTTTCACCACCGTAACTCGACGCCACAACTTCTTCAAAATAATTTCCGTAAGATTCTCTCAATTTAGCAGCAAGTGGAATCGACATAGATTGCTCGGTAATGATATTGCCATTGAAACTGCGGTTTTTCTGCAACATTGATATCCTATCATGCTCTTTATGATATTTATCAAAGTTAAGCTCATCCAAAACCCAAAGCCCAATAAGAATAGCCACCGCCATCCCAAAAGCAAGTCCTCCAATGTTGATAAGAGTATAAACTTTGTTATTTACAAGGTTTCGCCAAGCGATTTTGAAATAATTATGGAGCATGGTATTAGGTGTCAGGGTTTAAGGATTGTCTATTTGTCATTAGGTTGTTCGTTTATTCGTCATTCTGATTGTTCGTCATTCGTCTTACTCCGTTTTTAAACTTTTCACTGGATTCATTATAGCTGCTTTTATAGACTGGTAACTGACCGCTAAAACAGTAATAGATAAAGCGCAAATCCCAACAATTACAAATACCCACCACTGTATATCAATACGGTACACAAAGTCAGACAACCATTTATCCAAAAAGTATTTTCCCAATGGAAATGCAATCACCATCGCTATAAATACCAAAATGATGAAGTCCTTAGATATTAATGAAGCAAGATTATACAAATTTGCTCCTAATATTTTTCGTATTCCTATTTCTTTAGTTTTTTGTTCAGCTACAAAAGCTACTAGACCTAAAATACCCAAACAAGCTATCAAAATAGAAAGAATAGAAGCCACCCGGTATAAGAAACCAAGTTGAGTCTCAGACTTGTAATAACTTTGCATTGTTTCTTCATAAAACTTTCCTTCAAAGACTACTTCTGGATAAACTTCATTAAATATTTTTTCTACTTTTTGTACAGTAGATGGAATATTATTGGAAGCAAGTTTAACGGCTCCATGCCAATAGTATTTGGGACCTTTTGTCATCAATAAAGGAGCTATTTCTTCCTTGGTTGAAGCTACATGAAAATCTTTAACGACCGCTATGACAGGATGCGGATCCCATCCACCCACCTGGATATTTCTACCAATAATTTCTTCTGGATTTTTGATGCCTAATTTCTTTACAGCTGTCTCATTCACCACCAACTTACGCAAAGTATCTTGCTCTTCGTACACCTTGCCTGCTACAACTTCAATTCCAAAAGTTTCAAAATAATCTGCGTCTATGAGTTTTAAATTAAGATTATAGGCTTCATCTTTTGGCCTACCGTCAAAGCTAAAATTAACTTCCCATTCATTATCTGAAGAAGGAGCATCATTGCCAAAAGTAGTAGATTTCACTTCATTTAGTTCTTTTAATTTTGCTTTAAAAGTTGCATTTCTATCTTTATACTCCGTATCCATTCCAAAAGTATAGACTCCCTCTTTCTTAAATCCTGTATCTATATTGTGAACATATTCCATCTGTTGATAATTTACAATAGTACCTACCATCATGAGCAATGCCACCACAAATTGAAAAACAATTAAGCTTTTTCGCAATGATATATTACTTCCTAAAGATGGACTGACTGCATTTTTGAGAGATTGAAGTGGCTTAAAGGATGATAAGACTATGGCTGGATAGAATCCTGAAAGTAACGTTACAAAAATTAACAACAAACCAATAAATGCCCATAACCTTAAATTAGTAAATGGGTTGTGTTCTAATGGAAAGTCAAAAGTTTTATTAATTAATGGAAGACTAATCGAAGATATCAAAAGGCCAATGAGAATTGAAAATAAAACCACTACAAATGTCTCTGTCATGAATTGGCCAACTAATTGATACCTTTGACTCCCTAGTGTTTTTCTAACTCCTACTTCTTTTGATCTCTTACTTGCTATTGCCGTGGCAATATTGATAAAATTAATACATGCGATAAACAAAATAAGTAATCCTACTAACCCTATACTGTAAATCTTTGTTTTTGAGATGGTTCTACCCTTATAATTACCAAATCGATCGTCAAAATGAAAAGTACCAATTGAGCCTAAAGTATGAACCTTTGTGTCATTAGATTTTTTAGGGTCAAAATGTTTGGTAGTAAAATCTGCCAATAATTGGTTGGCTTTACTTACGGAAAAATTATTAGGTAATTCAATAAATATCTTATCCATACTGCTGGTACTACCCCAATTGTCAAATTCTCCAAAACCCCAATTGCCAGGATCAGCTCTTTTTGTTGCATAGGAGAATATAATATCCATCGGAAAATCTGTATTGAGTGGCGGATTTTCTAAGATTCCTCCCACCTTCATTGTTGTTAAGTTATTCACCTTTATATACTGACCAACAGCTTTGGATACATCATCAAAATACTTCTCAGCATATTTTTCACTTAGCACCACCACTTTAGGCTCATTAAGAACTTCTGGCTTTCCAATTTTCCATTTAAAATCAAATACCTCAAAGAACTCTGGTCCCACGCATAGACCTTGATTCTTTTCGTTATATTTTTTTGAAAAGTTATTACTATTAGGATCTTGCCCAATTATTGTTATTTGTGGCTCAATTGTACCACATACTGGAATGACATTTTTAAATTGAGAAATCTCTGATTTGATTCCGTCTATCATAGCAAGACTAGTTCCTGAAGTGTAGTGAATTTCGCCATCTTCTGTGGTCACCTCTCTCTCTATCAAATAGATATTATCTTTCTTACTGTGAAAAGTATCAAAACTCAACTCAAAGTAAATCAAGCTAAATATTAAAATAGACGAAGCAATCCCAACTGCTAAACCGATTACATTTATTGCAGTATAGCCTTTATTTTTTTGAATGTTTCTCCAGGCGATTTTGATGTTGTTTGTGAGCATGATTTTTAAAGATTTGCACTATTAGTTGTTAGCTATTAGCTGATTATTAAATAATTTGGTTTCTTGAGCTTAAAAGCTAAATGCTGATAGCTTTTGGCTAACAGCTTTACTCCGTTTTCAAACTTTTCACAGGATTCATCAATGCGGCTTTGATAGCTTGATAGCTCATCGATAATATTGAAAAAATAAAAGCAATGATTCCCGTTACAGCAAAATGCCACCATGAAATATCTATTCTGTATGGAAAATTGCCTAACCATTTTTCAATAAAATAATAAGCTACAGGAGAAGCTATGATCAATGCAATGGCTATTAAGACTACAAAATCTTTGGATAGTAAATGGATAATGCTTGGAATAGAAGCACCAAGGACCTTTCTTACTCCTATTTCTTTGGTCCGCGATTCAACGGTAAAAGTAGCTAAGCCAAAAAGCCCCAGACATGCTATAAAAATTGCCCAAATAGCAGCAATCGAAAACAAAGACCCATATTGCTGTTCAATGGCATAAGACTTATTAAAATTTTCATCTATAAACGCATATTCAAAAGGATTGCCCTGAAAGTATTGTTTGTAAAGGCTTTCCAATGAGCCGATTTTATCACTCATATTTTCAGGAGTCAATCGTACAGTGATATATTCTGATGATGCTTGTGGATAGAATATGATAGGATCAATTTTATTTTTCAAACTCAGGTGATTATAATCTTTGATCACACCAATGACATCCAAATATCGTTCATCCCATTTTATTTTTGTTCTTACGGCGTCTTCAGATGATACAAACCCCAATTCTCTTACCGCCGTTTCATTTAATATTACTTTGCTATTGTCATTCCATTCTACATTACATTCAGCATTGGTAAAATTTCTTCCTGCTACTAATTTTATGCCATAAGTATCAAAATACCTTTCACCTACGATGCTGAAGGCATACGCTTTTGTCTCATCACCAGCCTTAGAGCCGGGTTGTGTAAAACCACCGGTTCTGAAATTATATCCTTTACTCGGCACACTGCCTGAACCGGCAAAATCTTTGACAAAACTCTGTCTTTCGAGCTCATTAAAAAAAGCAGTTTTTCTTTGTGTATAGGTACTGTCTTTACCTATTTCAGGGCCATTTATGACCAGTAATTGATTAATATCCAGCCCTTTGTCTCGATTTTTCATGTATTGCAACTGACTATAGATCAATACGGTCGCTAATACCAATGCTATAGAAATTCCAAACTGTGAGACTACCAATGATTTTCTTAGGAAAACACCACCTGAAGATTTTGCCATCTTACCTTTTAGTGTTTTTATAGGATTGAATTTTGATAAAAGAAAAGCCGTATATGTTCCAACTGCCAAAGAACCAATGAGCATGACTCCTAGACTCATCACCCACAACGGTGAAGCAGCTAAATGCATAATTGTTAGAGATTTCCCCATTAAATCATTAAATAACGGTTGAATCGATATGATAATAATACCTGCTAAAACAACGGAACAAAGATTTACAAAAATGGATTCACACAGAAACTGATAAACCAGATTGCTTTGTGTAGCTCCTATCACCTTGCGCACACCAACCTCACTTGCACGTTTCATGGCATTAGCGGTACTAAGATTGATGTAATTGAACCATGCAATCAACAATATCAAAAAAGCTATACCCATCAGCATATAAACATATTTTACATCACCGGAATGCGGAAATTTGTCATCAAAAGTAGCTCCCAAATGGACTTCTGAAAATGGCTGAAGTCTGAATATAGCGCCATCACTATCTTGATCAAACTCCTTCCTCAGTGCATTTAATTTGTCTTCTACTTTGGAGTAATCAGCGTTTTCATTTAATGAAAAGTAAGTATCTATGTATTGAGATCCCAGATTGTCTAACTCAGCCCAATCATTACCATTTAAGTTTGCAGGATTTTTAAGGGTTTGTAAAGAGAAAAACATATCGTAATTGATACTTGAGTTTTCGCCTATGTTTTTAAAAATACCACCTACTGTATAATTCTGCGTTCCAAATTGATTGCTGAGTATTAAAATCTTCCCTATAGAGTTTTCATTTCCAAAATATTTATTGGCGTGATTTTCTGATATGAATACAACATTGGGTTTGTCAAAATCTTCAGGTCTTCCGGCTGCAAGTGCAAATGAGAAAAAAGTAAAAAAATTGCCTTCAGCATAACTCACTCTTTCTTCTTTAAAGGATGTGTTTTTGTTATTGGATTTCACTACTCCTTTGCCGTTGCCGTCATCAAAACGGCAAAATTCTTTGATTTCTGGAATTCTCTTTTTAACCAAGTCTGCCCATCCCGGTGCATGCTCTTTCCACATATCACCTTTGGGACTTTCATTGAGAAGTCGATAAGTCTTATCTATTTGTGTATGGAACTTATCCACTGATTTTTCCAGACTTACATATTGCAGTATAAGTATAAAAGCTGCCATACCCATAGCCAAGCCACCGATATTTACCAGCGAATACACCTTGTTTTTCCAAAGGTTTCTATATGCTATTTTGAAGTAATTAGTGAGCATTTTTATTAAGCTTTGAGCTTCTAGCCATTAGCTATTAGTTGATGAATACAAAGAAAAAGATTTCTAACAGCCGATAGCTAATTTCTATATTACACATGAAAATTCTCCGTCACAATCTTACCATCAAATAGATTGATAATCCTATGCGAAAATCCTGCATCATACGGTGAGTGCGTTACCATAGCAATCGTCGTTCCTTCATTATTGAGTTCCTGAAGGAGTTTCATCACCTCCTCACCGTTTTTGGAGTCGAGATTTCCTGTAGGTTCGTCGGCAAGGATCAATTTCGGTTTCGCTACGACTGCTCTTGCTATGGCAACTCTTTGTTGCTGACCACCTGACAATTGCTGAGGAAAGTGATTACGCCTATGCATCATACTCATACGCTCCAGAGCAGCTTCAACTTTAATTTTGCGTTCAGCTGTTGGTATTTTCAAATATAAAAGGGGCAATTCTACATTTTCAAACACTGACAGTTCGTCTATCAAATTAAACGATTGGAATATAAAGCCGATATTGCCTTTTCGGTGCTGCGCTCTTTGACGTTCGCTCATTTTGGCAACTTCGGTACCATAAAAATCATAAGATCCTTCAGACGGATTGTCAAGCAAACCCAGGATATTTAATAGTGTAGATTTGCCGCATCCTGAAGGTCCCATGATAGCGACGAATTCACCGTCTTTGATTTCCATATCGATACCATTCAGCGCTGTGGTTTCCACTTCTTCGGTGGTAAATATTTTTTGAAGATTTTGTACTGAGATCATATTTTTATAATTGTTTTATGAATTTATAATTTAATTTGGAGCGTGGAGAAAGGAACTAGGAACTAGGATATCGCCTAAGTTTTCTTAATCCACATTATTCTTTAAAAAATGGTATAAATTTTGAATTATCATGAAAAAAATATTTTAAAATGTCAAAAATTGAGTCATTTGAAGATTTACATGTCTATCAATCAGGCCTATCTATGGCAATAGATTTGTATAAAAAATTAGCAAATTGCAAAGAATATTCACTTAAAGATCAAATTTGCCGATCTGGTGTTTCTATTCCATCAAACATTGCCGAAGGTTTCGAACGTGATTACAACAAAGATTTCATCCGTTTTCTCAGAATTTCAAAAGGGTCATCTGGCGAATTGAGAACCCAAATTTACATTGCTGAAGCCATCGGAATCATCGACCCTGAAACAGCAAAGGACATCATAGCAAAATGCCGCCATATCTCTGCCATGCTTGGAAGTCTAATCAGAACAAGACAGGAAAAATTTAAATAATTTCTTTTCCATTCTCCTCGTTCCATTTTCTCAGTTTCATTCCCTTCGTTCCTTGTTCCTTTCTCCTTGCTCCATTTTACCCGTTTCCTTATTCCATTCTCCTCGTTCCATTTTCCAAGCTCCATTTTCCAAGCTCCATTCTCCTCGCTCCATTCTTCTCGTTCCATTCTCCTTAATTCCCAATCTCCAACACCTCCTTATCTCCATAATTACCATAAGAACTCGTAATCACTTTATCTCCTACCTTCAAACCATCGAGTACTTCATAATAATTTGGGTTCTTTCGACCGAGAGAAATTTTGCGTTTGACAGCACGTTTGCCATCTGATTCTACTACATATACCCAATTACCACCTGTATCTGAGAAAAATCCTCCGACAGGCAGTAAGATAGCTTTTTGAGATTGGCCAAGTTCCAGTCTGACAGGTGATGATTGACCTCTGCGAATACCATCCGGTGCGCTTTTGGCGAAAGTCATATCGACGGCAAACCGACCGTTGTTAACTTCAGGGTACACCTTGAAAATTTCCATTTCGTATTTGCCACCATTAAACTCAAAGCTTGCTTTCAAGCCGGTAAATATTCTTGAAATATAATGCTCATCTATACCAGCTCTTAGCTTAAAGCCATTCATATCGTCTATCTGACCAATATTTTGACCTTGATTGATATTAGAACCGATCTCTACATTGATCGCGGACAATAGTCCTGTCACAGGTGCTTTCACTACTAGGTTTTCAAGTGTCTGTCGCCATAGATCTACGTTTTTCTGAGTTCGAGCCAGAGTACCTTCCAGTTGTTTGATTTGTAGCTCAGCATTTTCTTGTTGATATTTCTGAGATTCAATTTCGATTTGACGTTGTTTTACGAGACGATCATATTCTCTTTTGGTTCTTTGGTAATCTAGGTCTGAGACCATATTGGATGATTTGAGTTTTTCGTTTCTGTCCAGCACATCTTTTGCTTGAGCAGTCTGAAAATCTAGGTCACTTAATGTTTTCTGAAGATTGAATCGCTCAACTTTGAGTCTTTGTCTCGTATTTTGCAGATCAT
Proteins encoded in this region:
- a CDS encoding ABC transporter permease, producing MLTNYFKIAYRNLWKNKVYSLVNIGGLAMGMAAFILILQYVSLEKSVDKFHTQIDKTYRLLNESPKGDMWKEHAPGWADLVKKRIPEIKEFCRFDDGNGKGVVKSNNKNTSFKEERVSYAEGNFFTFFSFALAAGRPEDFDKPNVVFISENHANKYFGNENSIGKILILSNQFGTQNYTVGGIFKNIGENSSINYDMFFSLQTLKNPANLNGNDWAELDNLGSQYIDTYFSLNENADYSKVEDKLNALRKEFDQDSDGAIFRLQPFSEVHLGATFDDKFPHSGDVKYVYMLMGIAFLILLIAWFNYINLSTANAMKRASEVGVRKVIGATQSNLVYQFLCESIFVNLCSVVLAGIIIISIQPLFNDLMGKSLTIMHLAASPLWVMSLGVMLIGSLAVGTYTAFLLSKFNPIKTLKGKMAKSSGGVFLRKSLVVSQFGISIALVLATVLIYSQLQYMKNRDKGLDINQLLVINGPEIGKDSTYTQRKTAFFNELERQSFVKDFAGSGSVPSKGYNFRTGGFTQPGSKAGDETKAYAFSIVGERYFDTYGIKLVAGRNFTNAECNVEWNDNSKVILNETAVRELGFVSSEDAVRTKIKWDERYLDVIGVIKDYNHLSLKNKIDPIIFYPQASSEYITVRLTPENMSDKIGSLESLYKQYFQGNPFEYAFIDENFNKSYAIEQQYGSLFSIAAIWAIFIACLGLFGLATFTVESRTKEIGVRKVLGASIPSIIHLLSKDFVVLIAIALIIASPVAYYFIEKWLGNFPYRIDISWWHFAVTGIIAFIFSILSMSYQAIKAALMNPVKSLKTE
- a CDS encoding ABC transporter ATP-binding protein, which produces MISVQNLQKIFTTEEVETTALNGIDMEIKDGEFVAIMGPSGCGKSTLLNILGLLDNPSEGSYDFYGTEVAKMSERQRAQHRKGNIGFIFQSFNLIDELSVFENVELPLLYLKIPTAERKIKVEAALERMSMMHRRNHFPQQLSGGQQQRVAIARAVVAKPKLILADEPTGNLDSKNGEEVMKLLQELNNEGTTIAMVTHSPYDAGFSHRIINLFDGKIVTENFHV
- a CDS encoding four helix bundle protein — protein: MSKIESFEDLHVYQSGLSMAIDLYKKLANCKEYSLKDQICRSGVSIPSNIAEGFERDYNKDFIRFLRISKGSSGELRTQIYIAEAIGIIDPETAKDIIAKCRHISAMLGSLIRTRQEKFK
- a CDS encoding efflux RND transporter periplasmic adaptor subunit, giving the protein MLFLTFVVWQFGFADKRSKLNVDAEKLTVSEVKDGSFDEYIIVQGVVQPLKTIQLDAIVGGYVTQKLVDGGNMVKSGDIILRLENQSLKLNFLQSETEASRLVNDLQNTRQRLKVERFNLQKTLSDLDFQTAQAKDVLDRNEKLKSSNMVSDLDYQRTKREYDRLVKQRQIEIESQKYQQENAELQIKQLEGTLARTQKNVDLWRQTLENLVVKAPVTGLLSAINVEIGSNINQGQNIGQIDDMNGFKLRAGIDEHYISRIFTGLKASFEFNGGKYEMEIFKVYPEVNNGRFAVDMTFAKSAPDGIRRGQSSPVRLELGQSQKAILLPVGGFFSDTGGNWVYVVESDGKRAVKRKISLGRKNPNYYEVLDGLKVGDKVITSSYGNYGDKEVLEIGN